A window of Cryptomeria japonica chromosome 3, Sugi_1.0, whole genome shotgun sequence contains these coding sequences:
- the LOC131076191 gene encoding probable protein phosphatase 2C 20: MQSAINPRSSWCGGGQSGRLGIEFGHAQVEGVTSHPIEDYHVAKVKQFGHGDRIGLFAIFDGHGGSEVAKYLKENLFDVVLEHPKFSTDTQLAIRESFMAIDQRILDMGETSRAWRAGSTATTAFLMDKGRLIVANVGDSRAILSRGKVAIDLSVDHEPQKPQEREMIESKGGEVSRIISGDVYRVDMTLAMSRAFGDYTLKAHITVEPDIWDDELTADDEFFIIASDGLWHVMSSQEAVDLAREAPGAKEAAKALIQAAVRRHSRDDISVLVVGLGVNE; the protein is encoded by the exons ATGCAGAGTGCAATAAACCCAAGAAGCTCATGGTGTGGTGGAGGTCAGAGCGGTAGGCTAGGCATTGAGTTTGGCCATGCTCAAGTTGAAGGAGTGACATCCCATCCCATAGAAGATTATCATGTGGCAAAAGTTAAGCAGTTTGGACATGGGGATAGAATTGGATTGTTTGCTATTTTTGATGGTCATGGAGGCTCTGAAGTGGCGAAATATCttaaagaaaatctatttgatgtagTACTGGAACATCCCAAATTCAGCACAGATACACAACTAGCAATCAGGGAATCATTCATGGCTATTGACCAAAG GATACTAGACATGGGCGAAACAAGCAGAGCATGGAGGGCAGGTTCTACTGCTACCACGGCATTCCTCATGGACAAGGGGAGGCTTATTGTTGCAAATGTAGGAGATTCAAGGGCTATTCTTTCACGTGGGAAGGTTGCAATAGACTTGTCAGTGGATCACGAACCACAAAAGCCTCAAGAACGTGAGATG ATTGAATCCAAAGGAGGAGAAGTGAGTAGAATCATCAGTGGTGATGTTTACAGAGTTGACATGACACTTGCAATGTCAAGAGCATTTGGAGATTACACCCTCAAGGCACATATAACAGTTGAACCAGACATTTGGGATGACGAACTCACAGCTGATGATGAATTTTTCATCATTGCTAGCGATGGCTTATGGCATGTCATGAGTAGCCAGGAAGCAGTGGATCTAGCCAGAGAAGCTCCTGGAGCAAAAGAAGCTGCCAAAGCACTCATACAAGCTGCAGTGAGGAGACACAGTCGTGATGATATTTCTGTCCTTGTAGTTGGTCTTGGGGTTAATGAATAA